The DNA region GTCACGACGGTCAGGCCGCGCTCGCGCACCAGCGCCTCGGGGTCCTGCCCCGCCATCACGTCGGGCAGGAGGTCCTTGGCTACACGGCCGCTGATCGTGCCCGCGTCGATCAATCGCACCAGGGCGGCGAGGTGGGCGGGCTGGAGGGCCGTGTCCCGGATCGTCCCCTCCCGCGCCGCGAGGAACCCCGCCACGTCCGTCAGCAGCCAGTTGGCGAGCTTCTGGGCGTCGGGGGCAGGGGTGCTTGCCAGCGCCTCGTCGTAGAAGTGGACCAGGGGTACGTTCAGGCTCAGGGTCTCGGCGTCGCTTCCCCGCACCCCCGCCAGGACGAGCCGCGCACGCTTCTGGTCGGGCAGCTCGGGCATCCGGGCCCGCACGCGCTCGATCCAGTCCGGCGTGATGTTCAGGGGCGGGAGGTCGGGCTCGGGGAAGTAGCGGTAGTCCGCCTCGCCCTCCTTCGTGCGCATCAGGAAGGTCTTCCCCCCGCCCTCGTCCCAGCCCAGGGTGTCCTGGGTGACGCGGCCCCCATTGCTCAGCACCCGCTCCTGCCGCGCCGCCTCGAACTCGATGGCGCGCTCGACCGAGCGGAAGGAGTTGAGGTTCTTGACCTCGACCTTGGTGCCCCAGGGCTCGCCGGGCCGGTGAATGCTGATGTTCACGTCGCAGCGCATCTTGCCCTCCTCGGGCGTGGCGTCCGAGACCCCGAGGGACTGGGCGATGGCCTGCACCGCCTCCAGGAAGGCGCGGGCCTGCTCCGCCCCGGTGAT from Deinococcus aetherius includes:
- the gatB gene encoding Asp-tRNA(Asn)/Glu-tRNA(Gln) amidotransferase subunit GatB, giving the protein MYRAVIGLEVHLQLRTRTKIFSACPADYHGAEPNAFTDPLTLGLPGTLPTLNREAVELAMMFGLALNCDVSGFTQFHRKNYFYPDAPKNFQLSQYDRPIARDGFLEVGGGHVRIKRAHLEDDAGKLIHPTYAPYSLLDLNRAGSSLIEMVTEADITGAEQARAFLEAVQAIAQSLGVSDATPEEGKMRCDVNISIHRPGEPWGTKVEVKNLNSFRSVERAIEFEAARQERVLSNGGRVTQDTLGWDEGGGKTFLMRTKEGEADYRYFPEPDLPPLNITPDWIERVRARMPELPDQKRARLVLAGVRGSDAETLSLNVPLVHFYDEALASTPAPDAQKLANWLLTDVAGFLAAREGTIRDTALQPAHLAALVRLIDAGTISGRVAKDLLPDVMAGQDPEALVRERGLTVVTDTGAIDAAIDAAMQADPATVEKVRAGNTKAMNALFGPVMRATGGKAKPEVVRERLQVKLGL